In Paenibacillus phoenicis, one genomic interval encodes:
- a CDS encoding GerMN domain-containing protein, which produces MKWNRRLRNTAAAGAISLPLLLSGCGMFGGSSAQIDPPPTDIETQMLEGLDAVEQTSFAQEEALSTVYLVNEHGLLAPVALHLPDGEASLKLNRMLEMLVKDGKYASLLPAGFSGILPAGSEVKAVTVKKDEKLAVVEFNQAFTGYEAADERKILEALTWTLTGTPDVEKVQLWVDGQKLNEMPVNGTPLDRPLSRNFGINLEIKAESGLSQLSPVIVYFSAATPEGVQYFVPVTRFVPADGDRVKSALGELLKGPQQGDGLERVVTDNTKLESVEVSKDGIVTVALTDDMFEAGEKLPAQMLQSLVLTVTENRDDSKVRIWLNGQKEVVGLDNQTYSEPVMRPETINEIPL; this is translated from the coding sequence ATGAAATGGAACCGCCGATTACGAAATACGGCTGCCGCCGGGGCAATATCGCTTCCGCTGCTGCTGTCGGGCTGCGGCATGTTTGGGGGAAGCTCCGCCCAAATCGATCCTCCGCCTACAGATATCGAAACCCAAATGTTGGAAGGTCTGGATGCCGTAGAGCAGACAAGCTTTGCCCAGGAGGAAGCGCTCTCTACAGTTTACTTGGTGAACGAGCATGGCTTGCTGGCCCCGGTCGCCCTGCACTTGCCTGATGGCGAGGCTTCGCTCAAGCTGAACCGGATGCTGGAGATGCTGGTGAAGGACGGCAAATATGCCAGCCTGCTCCCGGCCGGCTTTAGCGGCATTCTTCCGGCGGGCAGTGAGGTGAAGGCCGTCACCGTGAAAAAAGACGAGAAGCTGGCCGTCGTCGAGTTTAATCAAGCGTTTACCGGCTATGAAGCGGCCGATGAGCGCAAAATCCTTGAGGCGTTGACCTGGACGTTAACCGGAACGCCGGATGTGGAGAAGGTTCAGCTGTGGGTGGACGGGCAGAAATTAAACGAGATGCCGGTGAACGGTACGCCGCTGGATCGGCCGCTCAGCCGTAATTTTGGGATTAACCTCGAAATTAAAGCTGAATCCGGCTTATCCCAACTGAGCCCGGTCATTGTGTATTTCTCCGCAGCAACGCCGGAGGGCGTCCAATATTTCGTCCCGGTGACCCGATTTGTACCGGCTGACGGCGATCGGGTGAAATCCGCGCTCGGCGAACTGCTCAAAGGGCCGCAACAAGGAGACGGCTTGGAGCGGGTCGTGACCGACAACACGAAGCTGGAAAGCGTCGAGGTCTCGAAGGACGGCATCGTGACGGTTGCGCTGACGGACGATATGTTTGAAGCCGGCGAGAAGCTGCCAGCACAAATGTTGCAATCACTGGTGCTGACGGTGACGGAGAACCGGGACGACAGCAAAGTACGCATTTGGCTAAACGGGCAAAAGGAAGTCGTTGGCCTGGATAACCAGACCTATAGCGAACCGGTGATGCGGCCGGAAACGATTAACGAAATCCCACTGTAA
- a CDS encoding phosphatidylglycerophosphatase A family protein produces the protein MGMEQPKAKVPYSLNSKKVADATKEWLHKRGVTTEQIAELVMFLQQKYYPNLTMEECIHNVEQVLTKREVQNAVLTGIQLDILAEQGMLIPELQDMIANDEGLYGVDEILAFSIVNVYGSIGFTNYGYVDKLKPGILERLNDKTLGPCNTFLDDIVGAIAASASSRIAHRKQAEREKERGEESLDSER, from the coding sequence ATGGGGATGGAACAACCGAAGGCCAAAGTGCCTTACAGCTTGAACAGCAAGAAAGTCGCTGATGCCACCAAGGAGTGGCTGCACAAGCGCGGCGTGACGACGGAGCAAATCGCAGAACTCGTAATGTTTTTGCAGCAAAAATACTACCCGAACCTGACGATGGAAGAGTGCATACATAACGTGGAGCAGGTGCTGACCAAACGCGAGGTGCAAAATGCGGTGCTGACCGGCATCCAGCTCGATATTTTGGCAGAGCAGGGGATGCTGATCCCTGAACTGCAGGACATGATTGCCAATGACGAGGGGTTGTACGGTGTGGATGAAATCCTGGCCTTCTCGATCGTAAACGTGTATGGAAGCATCGGCTTCACCAACTACGGTTATGTCGATAAGCTGAAACCGGGCATTTTGGAACGGCTGAATGACAAGACGCTGGGTCCGTGCAATACGTTCTTGGATGACATTGTCGGCGCCATTGCAGCCTCGGCCAGCAGCCGGATCGCCCATCGCAAACAAGCGGAACGGGAAAAAGAACGCGGTGAGGAATCCCTCGACTCCGAGCGGTAA
- a CDS encoding MBL fold metallo-hydrolase yields MTLLPEIQLWDRELVARVPISMAPPLRRVNSYVLKGEEGITIIDPGPRTEETIEEWRAAWQDLRISPRDITQIVLTHHHPDHYGLAGYMQEVTGAAVLMSPRAYKETRLMWGPDSRMHEALPDLYRRHGMPESWYSQLPGHLQGFFAQVTPAPEVTFLREGEPIRMGGRAWLPIETAGHAPGHLSFYNAEHQLMFCGDAVLPQISPNVSFLPGSDPQPLQSFLDSLEKLSAYEVATAYPGHRNPFDYFAERVRLLLEHHGERLLRIERLLQERPQTAFDVCTALFGTELSIHQMRFAMSETLAHLVELVRQGRAEEQTNGEGTDEVIRYAPVE; encoded by the coding sequence ATGACATTATTGCCGGAAATTCAGCTCTGGGACCGGGAGCTCGTGGCCCGTGTTCCGATCTCGATGGCCCCTCCCCTGCGCAGGGTGAACAGCTATGTGCTGAAGGGAGAAGAGGGGATTACCATCATCGATCCAGGGCCGCGAACGGAGGAGACGATCGAAGAGTGGCGGGCAGCTTGGCAGGATCTCAGGATATCGCCGCGCGACATTACGCAAATCGTCTTGACCCACCACCACCCCGATCATTATGGCCTGGCGGGATATATGCAGGAGGTCACCGGAGCGGCCGTATTGATGTCGCCGCGGGCTTATAAAGAGACGCGGCTGATGTGGGGGCCGGACAGCCGGATGCACGAAGCGCTGCCCGATTTGTACCGGCGGCACGGGATGCCGGAATCGTGGTACAGCCAGCTGCCCGGGCATTTGCAGGGCTTTTTCGCTCAGGTCACGCCGGCTCCCGAAGTGACCTTTCTCCGGGAGGGAGAGCCGATCCGGATGGGTGGACGAGCCTGGCTGCCGATTGAAACGGCCGGACATGCCCCGGGGCACCTGTCCTTTTATAATGCCGAACACCAACTGATGTTCTGCGGGGATGCGGTGCTGCCGCAAATCTCCCCCAACGTCAGCTTCTTGCCTGGCAGTGATCCGCAGCCGCTGCAATCGTTCCTGGATTCGCTGGAGAAGCTGAGCGCTTACGAGGTGGCAACCGCATATCCGGGACACCGCAATCCGTTTGATTATTTTGCGGAGCGTGTGCGGCTGTTGCTTGAGCATCACGGCGAGCGGCTCCTGCGCATCGAACGGTTGCTGCAGGAGCGGCCGCAAACGGCTTTCGACGTTTGCACCGCCTTATTTGGCACGGAGCTTAGCATCCACCAAATGCGCTTTGCCATGTCAGAAACGCTGGCCCATCTAGTTGAGTTGGTCCGGCAAGGGCGGGCTGAAGAGCAGACGAACGGAGAAGGTACAGACGAGGTTATCCGGTATGCTCCGGTGGAATAG
- a CDS encoding class I SAM-dependent methyltransferase, with protein MAEWYELSFGEDYLLVYKHRDAQGAKHEVQRMIRWLHLPPGAKVLDLCCGMGRHSLALAEAGYKVTGVDLSEVLLREARRLDPEGRITWHRADMRELPLQSGEFEAVVNLFTSFGYFKKDEEQIKVLREAARVLKSGGRFLLDFLNPAYVAAHLVPYSVREDAGQQIVERRRIEDGYVIKDIEITAPGGEPRHYMERIKLYELDDFRRMLKEAGLTLQNVHGDYDEELYDPKTSRRMILVGVRP; from the coding sequence ATGGCGGAGTGGTATGAGCTTAGTTTCGGGGAAGATTATTTGCTGGTATATAAGCACCGCGATGCGCAAGGTGCGAAACACGAAGTTCAGCGGATGATCCGCTGGCTTCATCTTCCTCCAGGTGCGAAGGTGTTGGATTTATGCTGCGGCATGGGCCGCCATTCGCTGGCGCTGGCCGAAGCGGGTTACAAGGTGACCGGCGTGGATTTGTCAGAGGTGTTGCTGCGCGAGGCGAGACGCCTCGACCCCGAGGGTCGGATCACCTGGCACCGGGCTGATATGCGCGAGTTGCCGCTTCAAAGCGGGGAGTTTGAGGCTGTGGTGAACTTATTTACTTCATTTGGTTATTTTAAAAAGGACGAGGAGCAGATCAAGGTGCTGCGGGAAGCGGCCCGCGTACTGAAGTCAGGGGGCCGTTTCCTTCTCGATTTTCTTAATCCCGCTTATGTTGCCGCCCATCTTGTTCCGTATTCGGTACGGGAGGACGCGGGGCAGCAGATCGTAGAACGGCGGCGGATTGAAGATGGGTATGTCATCAAGGACATCGAAATTACCGCCCCTGGCGGAGAACCAAGGCATTATATGGAGCGGATTAAGCTGTACGAATTGGATGATTTTCGGCGGATGCTGAAGGAGGCCGGTTTAACCTTGCAGAACGTTCATGGGGATTATGATGAAGAGCTTTACGATCCGAAGACGTCTCGGCGCATGATTTTGGTGGGGGTGCGGCCATGA
- a CDS encoding peptidylprolyl isomerase, which yields MDEKEKKELEATGGETGAAEETRAQDGQAGPADAGTDQLAKAANDPADAVGDPSTETESSPANEAEVTVAATGSTTDEDLTPVMVPLNGETETAPVQAPTSSNKVWQIVSLVLAVLLVVVLIKPPFATNKAEAVATVNGVEITKDRLYEELAANGGEQALTNLINQELVNQEAAKNNITITDADVDAEIETYKTQFGSEEALNQALEQYGMTMDDLLKQVEMELKLTKLLEPQINVTDEQVKETFETYKDSFNTPEQVRTSVILVATEEEAKDIVKQLKEGADFAELAKSKSLDTATKDQGGDTDFFARGEMEEAVEEAAFKLAKGEISEPVKTSEGYQVIKVTDKKEAHTATLEEKKDEIRKSLISQQVSSMSGAWLEDVRSKAKITNTFTDAAAAE from the coding sequence ATGGACGAAAAGGAAAAAAAAGAGTTGGAGGCAACCGGAGGCGAAACCGGAGCCGCTGAGGAGACGCGGGCCCAGGATGGACAGGCCGGTCCGGCGGATGCCGGGACGGACCAGCTAGCGAAAGCGGCAAATGATCCGGCGGATGCTGTGGGCGACCCGTCGACGGAAACGGAATCTTCTCCAGCGAACGAAGCGGAAGTAACCGTCGCGGCTACGGGCAGCACAACCGATGAGGACTTGACGCCGGTGATGGTTCCCCTGAACGGGGAGACGGAGACTGCACCGGTACAAGCCCCTACATCCAGTAATAAAGTATGGCAGATCGTATCGTTGGTACTGGCTGTTTTGCTGGTCGTTGTACTGATCAAACCGCCGTTTGCCACGAATAAGGCAGAGGCCGTCGCTACGGTTAACGGTGTGGAAATTACGAAGGACCGGCTCTATGAAGAACTGGCTGCCAATGGCGGAGAACAAGCGCTGACAAACCTCATCAACCAGGAGCTTGTGAACCAAGAGGCTGCTAAGAACAATATCACGATCACGGATGCCGATGTCGACGCCGAAATCGAAACCTACAAAACCCAGTTTGGTTCGGAAGAAGCGCTGAATCAAGCTTTGGAGCAGTACGGGATGACCATGGATGATTTGCTCAAGCAGGTCGAAATGGAGCTGAAGCTGACGAAGCTGCTGGAACCGCAGATCAATGTTACCGACGAGCAGGTTAAGGAAACGTTTGAAACCTACAAGGATTCCTTTAATACACCGGAGCAAGTTCGGACTTCCGTCATTTTGGTCGCAACTGAAGAGGAAGCGAAGGATATCGTGAAGCAGTTGAAGGAAGGCGCCGATTTTGCAGAGCTGGCCAAGAGCAAATCGCTGGATACAGCTACGAAGGATCAAGGAGGAGACACCGATTTCTTCGCCCGCGGCGAAATGGAAGAAGCGGTGGAAGAAGCCGCCTTCAAGCTGGCGAAAGGCGAGATTAGCGAGCCTGTTAAGACGAGCGAAGGTTATCAGGTCATTAAAGTCACCGACAAGAAGGAAGCCCACACGGCAACGCTGGAGGAGAAGAAGGATGAGATCCGCAAGAGCCTTATCTCCCAACAGGTTTCCAGCATGTCGGGAGCGTGGCTGGAGGACGTTCGCAGCAAAGCGAAAATCACCAATACATTTACGGATGCAGCCGCTGCCGAGTAA
- a CDS encoding dipeptidase, giving the protein MDYQAYFNTNREQHLNELGELLRIPSISALSEHKGDVQKAAEWIAEALRRAGMESVEIHPTAGHPIVYAEHLHAPGKPTVLVYGHYDVQPVDPLNLWETPPFEPSIRNGKLYARGATDDKGQVFMHIKAVEAILKQEKELPVNIKFCIEGEEEVTSPNLPAFLEANQDKLAADVILISDTALMAPGKPAICIGLRGLCAMEVSVYTANTDLHSGTYGGGVPNALHALVSLLASLHDEQGRVTVEGFYEGVHELSALEREEFAKQQFDEEKLKRDLGLKELFGEAGYSFVERTGARPTLELNGVYGGFQGEGTKTVLPKEAHAKITCRLVGDQDPQATIDRIERHLHKHLQPGATLKVKATEKARAFTCNPEDPMLQKAADAYEAIYGTRALFTKDGGSIPIVETLSRVLSAPAVMMGFGLPDENLHAPNEHFNLENFDKGLLTIVHYLKSL; this is encoded by the coding sequence ATGGATTATCAAGCTTATTTTAATACGAACCGCGAACAACACTTAAATGAACTTGGCGAATTGCTTCGGATTCCCAGCATCTCCGCCTTGTCCGAACACAAAGGCGATGTGCAGAAGGCGGCCGAATGGATCGCCGAAGCTCTGCGCCGCGCCGGTATGGAATCGGTGGAGATTCATCCTACTGCAGGGCATCCCATCGTTTATGCCGAGCATCTGCACGCACCAGGGAAACCAACCGTTCTGGTTTACGGCCATTATGACGTACAACCGGTAGACCCGCTGAATCTGTGGGAGACGCCGCCATTTGAGCCGTCCATTCGGAACGGCAAGCTGTACGCCCGCGGAGCGACGGACGATAAAGGCCAAGTGTTTATGCATATCAAGGCCGTGGAGGCGATTTTGAAGCAGGAGAAGGAGCTTCCGGTCAACATCAAATTCTGCATCGAAGGGGAAGAGGAAGTCACCAGCCCGAACCTGCCCGCCTTCTTGGAAGCCAACCAGGACAAGCTGGCCGCTGACGTGATCCTGATCTCCGATACCGCGCTGATGGCACCGGGCAAACCGGCGATTTGCATCGGTCTGCGCGGCTTGTGTGCGATGGAAGTCTCGGTGTATACCGCCAACACCGATTTGCACTCCGGTACATATGGCGGCGGTGTCCCTAACGCGCTGCACGCCCTGGTATCGTTGCTGGCTTCCCTGCATGATGAGCAAGGCCGAGTCACGGTCGAAGGCTTCTACGAAGGCGTTCACGAGCTGTCTGCGCTCGAACGCGAAGAGTTCGCCAAGCAACAATTTGACGAAGAGAAGCTCAAGCGGGATCTTGGCTTGAAGGAGCTGTTTGGCGAAGCAGGGTACTCCTTCGTCGAGCGGACCGGCGCCCGTCCAACGCTGGAACTCAACGGGGTTTACGGCGGATTCCAAGGGGAAGGGACCAAAACGGTACTGCCGAAGGAAGCCCATGCCAAAATCACCTGCCGCCTCGTTGGCGACCAGGACCCGCAAGCCACGATCGACCGCATCGAACGGCATCTGCACAAACACCTGCAGCCGGGGGCAACCTTGAAGGTCAAAGCGACCGAGAAAGCGCGGGCCTTCACATGCAATCCGGAAGATCCGATGCTGCAAAAAGCGGCCGATGCCTACGAAGCCATTTACGGCACTCGGGCGCTGTTCACGAAGGACGGCGGTTCGATCCCGATCGTCGAGACCTTGTCCCGCGTCCTGTCGGCTCCAGCCGTCATGATGGGCTTCGGGCTGCCGGACGAAAACCTGCATGCGCCAAACGAGCATTTTAACCTGGAGAACTTTGACAAAGGGCTGCTCACGATCGTTCATTATTTGAAGTCGCTGTAA
- a CDS encoding helix-turn-helix domain-containing protein translates to MKSSDRNSKFLLTHREREVFELLVQDKTTRDIAGQLFISEKTVRNHISNVMQKLNVKGRAQAVVELIKLGELKI, encoded by the coding sequence TTGAAGAGCAGCGATCGTAACAGCAAATTTCTGTTGACTCATCGTGAACGGGAGGTCTTCGAGCTTCTCGTGCAGGATAAAACGACGCGCGACATTGCCGGGCAACTGTTTATTAGTGAGAAAACCGTCCGTAATCACATTTCTAACGTCATGCAAAAGTTGAATGTCAAAGGTCGCGCGCAGGCGGTTGTCGAGCTGATCAAGCTTGGGGAGCTGAAAATCTGA
- the glpK gene encoding glycerol kinase GlpK: MEKYILALDQGTTSSRAILFNRQGEIVHSAQREFPQYFPEPGWVEQNPNEIWGSIMSVIASCLSESGIKPRQIVGIGITNQRETTVVWEKDSGNPIYPAIVWQSRQTAAICEELRNAGHDALFRAKTGLLLDPYFSGTKVKWILDHVEGSRERAAKGELLFGTIDTWLIWKLSGGRLHVTDYSNASRTLMYNIHELTWDDELLAILDIPKAMLPEVKSSSEVYGTTVPYHFFGEEVPIAGAAGDQQAALFGQACFQPGMVKTTYGTGCFMLMNTGSTPVVSEHGLITSLAWGLNGKVEYALEGSIFVSGSAIQWLRDGLRMFRNAKDSEVYASRVDSTKGVYVVPAFVGLGSPYWDSEVRGAVFGLTRGTTKEHFIRATLEALAYQTKDVLGAMEQDAGYAVRSMQVDGGAVANGFLMQFQSDILGVPVERPAIGETTALGAAFLAGLAVGYWSDLDEVAQCKRLERRFIPTMPQSKREALYQGWLKAVQAAMAFK, encoded by the coding sequence ATGGAAAAATATATCTTGGCTTTGGATCAAGGCACAACGAGCTCGCGGGCGATTTTGTTTAACCGGCAAGGGGAGATTGTTCATTCGGCACAGCGGGAATTCCCGCAGTATTTCCCCGAACCCGGCTGGGTCGAGCAGAATCCCAATGAGATTTGGGGCTCGATCATGTCGGTGATTGCTTCCTGCTTATCGGAATCCGGTATCAAGCCGCGGCAGATTGTTGGGATCGGGATTACGAACCAGCGGGAAACGACGGTCGTTTGGGAAAAAGACAGCGGCAACCCGATTTACCCGGCGATCGTCTGGCAATCCCGGCAAACGGCCGCGATCTGCGAGGAGCTGCGGAATGCCGGTCATGACGCTTTGTTCCGGGCCAAAACCGGTCTGCTGCTCGACCCTTATTTTTCTGGAACCAAGGTCAAGTGGATCCTCGACCATGTCGAAGGCTCGCGGGAGCGGGCGGCGAAGGGCGAATTGCTGTTCGGGACCATCGATACCTGGCTCATCTGGAAGCTGTCCGGCGGCCGCTTGCATGTAACGGACTATTCCAACGCTTCGCGGACGCTGATGTACAACATCCACGAGCTGACCTGGGATGACGAGCTACTTGCGATTCTGGACATCCCGAAGGCGATGCTGCCTGAAGTGAAATCCTCCTCCGAGGTATACGGCACGACGGTTCCGTACCACTTCTTCGGGGAGGAGGTGCCGATCGCGGGGGCGGCCGGAGACCAGCAGGCAGCTCTGTTCGGGCAAGCTTGCTTCCAGCCGGGGATGGTCAAAACGACGTACGGAACCGGCTGCTTTATGCTGATGAATACCGGCAGTACCCCCGTTGTATCGGAGCACGGGCTGATCACCTCATTGGCCTGGGGCTTAAACGGGAAGGTGGAGTACGCTCTTGAGGGCAGTATCTTCGTGTCCGGCTCGGCGATCCAGTGGCTGCGCGACGGGTTGCGCATGTTCCGGAACGCCAAGGACAGCGAGGTGTACGCCTCGCGCGTGGACTCAACGAAAGGCGTCTACGTTGTTCCAGCCTTCGTTGGTCTCGGCAGCCCGTATTGGGACAGCGAAGTTCGCGGCGCGGTATTTGGCCTGACGCGGGGGACGACGAAGGAGCATTTTATCCGGGCGACGCTGGAGGCGCTGGCTTACCAGACCAAAGACGTTCTCGGCGCGATGGAGCAGGATGCCGGATACGCCGTACGGTCCATGCAGGTGGATGGCGGCGCTGTTGCGAACGGCTTTCTCATGCAGTTCCAAAGCGACATTCTTGGGGTTCCCGTAGAACGTCCGGCGATCGGCGAAACGACGGCGTTGGGCGCGGCCTTTTTGGCGGGTCTCGCGGTCGGCTACTGGAGCGATTTGGACGAAGTCGCGCAGTGCAAACGCCTGGAACGCCGGTTTATCCCAACGATGCCGCAGTCTAAGCGGGAAGCGCTCTACCAAGGCTGGCTGAAAGCGGTTCAGGCCGCGATGGCCTTCAAATAA
- a CDS encoding MarR family winged helix-turn-helix transcriptional regulator: protein MVWLSVDLDHYIDRIESVWTRSFRKVKSELMHHQELGLTGPQFHTLMLIARKSNCNVSYLAEKLEVKPSAITVMIDRLVQSGFVERRHDEQDRRAVLLSVTERGAEVLAEARKKSREVLKTHLSVLSEEELEMMITILEKLSKNSKA from the coding sequence ATGGTTTGGTTGTCCGTTGATCTCGACCATTACATAGATCGGATCGAATCGGTATGGACCCGTTCGTTTCGGAAAGTGAAAAGTGAATTAATGCACCATCAGGAGCTGGGCCTGACGGGCCCGCAATTTCATACGCTGATGCTGATTGCCCGGAAGTCCAACTGCAATGTCAGCTATTTAGCCGAGAAGCTGGAGGTGAAGCCCAGCGCGATTACGGTCATGATCGATCGGCTGGTCCAAAGCGGTTTCGTGGAGCGGCGGCATGACGAGCAGGATCGGCGGGCGGTGCTGTTGTCGGTTACCGAGCGGGGGGCCGAGGTGCTGGCGGAAGCCCGGAAGAAGTCACGGGAAGTGTTGAAAACGCATTTATCCGTCCTCAGCGAAGAGGAGCTGGAGATGATGATCACGATTTTGGAGAAGCTATCCAAGAATTCCAAAGCATGA
- a CDS encoding MurR/RpiR family transcriptional regulator has product MTPILHAVSSHLETLSPQERKLGEYILESPATVIHQGITELANACGISPSTVTRFCKTFHFKGFPDFKMKLASELAHKPAENHYQDIIAGNDLQKIVEAMEANHLASITDTTRLLDMNQLSRAVEALCRAKRIDLYGVATSSIVAQDFYQKLVRIGKNCTAFADSHMQITSASSLGEGDVALAISYSGETPETIDALRCAKDSGATTLSLTQYSSNSLASLADIALFSSSLEEGMRRGDMASRIAQLHVIDILFTGMVSLEFQDFIPKLESSYQNVQIYRKTQGGQHEC; this is encoded by the coding sequence ATGACACCCATATTGCATGCGGTATCCAGCCACCTGGAGACGCTGTCGCCGCAGGAACGCAAGCTGGGCGAATACATTTTGGAGTCGCCGGCCACCGTCATTCATCAGGGGATCACAGAGCTGGCCAATGCGTGCGGGATTAGTCCCTCAACGGTGACAAGGTTCTGCAAGACTTTTCACTTTAAAGGCTTCCCTGATTTCAAAATGAAGCTGGCTTCCGAGCTGGCCCACAAGCCTGCGGAGAACCACTACCAGGACATCATCGCCGGCAACGACCTGCAAAAAATCGTCGAAGCGATGGAAGCCAACCATCTCGCCTCGATTACCGACACCACCCGGCTGCTGGACATGAACCAGCTGTCCCGGGCCGTTGAGGCGTTATGCCGCGCCAAGCGCATCGATCTGTACGGTGTGGCGACTTCCTCGATTGTCGCCCAAGACTTTTACCAGAAGCTGGTGCGTATTGGCAAGAACTGCACCGCCTTCGCTGACTCGCATATGCAGATCACTTCCGCTTCCTCGCTCGGCGAAGGCGACGTGGCGCTGGCGATCTCCTATTCAGGCGAAACGCCGGAAACGATCGACGCCCTGCGCTGCGCCAAAGACAGCGGCGCAACCACGTTGTCGCTCACGCAGTACAGCAGCAACTCCCTGGCTTCGCTCGCGGATATCGCTTTATTCTCATCCTCGTTAGAGGAAGGCATGCGCCGGGGCGATATGGCCTCGCGTATTGCGCAGCTGCACGTCATCGATATTTTGTTTACGGGGATGGTCAGCTTGGAATTCCAGGATTTCATTCCGAAGCTCGAAAGCTCGTATCAGAATGTTCAAATTTATCGTAAAACCCAAGGAGGGCAACACGAATGCTGA
- the nagB gene encoding glucosamine-6-phosphate deaminase, translated as MLNIIKTNSEQQFNETGAGIIASLLQSNPRAILGLATGSTPVGVYEKLIELYKKGSVSFKQASSYNLDEYIGLPADHPESYRRFMDEKLFNHIDILPENTHVPEGNAPDPEQAAKDYAKLLDQAGQIDLQLLGLGHNGHIGFNEPADELTGPPHVVKLQERTRLANARFFNSIDEVPTHALTMGIGSILQAKQILLMAKGEDKAEIIAKALKGPITTQCPASLLQTHPNVVVVVDQAAGRFL; from the coding sequence ATGCTGAATATTATCAAAACCAACAGCGAGCAGCAATTTAATGAAACCGGAGCAGGCATCATCGCCAGCCTCCTGCAATCTAACCCGCGGGCGATTTTGGGCCTGGCTACCGGCAGCACACCGGTCGGGGTGTATGAGAAGCTGATCGAGCTGTACAAGAAAGGCAGCGTCAGCTTTAAGCAAGCGAGCAGCTACAATCTGGATGAATACATCGGATTGCCGGCGGACCATCCAGAGAGCTATCGCCGATTCATGGACGAGAAGCTGTTTAATCATATCGATATTTTGCCAGAAAATACGCATGTACCTGAGGGAAATGCTCCGGATCCTGAGCAAGCGGCCAAGGACTACGCAAAACTGCTGGATCAAGCGGGTCAAATCGACTTGCAGCTGCTGGGCCTTGGACATAACGGCCATATCGGGTTTAACGAGCCTGCCGATGAGCTGACGGGGCCGCCGCATGTCGTGAAGCTGCAAGAGCGGACACGGCTGGCCAATGCGCGCTTCTTCAATTCCATTGACGAGGTGCCAACTCACGCGCTCACGATGGGGATCGGTTCGATCCTGCAGGCTAAGCAAATCCTGCTGATGGCCAAAGGCGAAGACAAAGCCGAAATCATCGCCAAAGCGTTAAAGGGGCCAATTACGACCCAATGTCCGGCTTCGCTGCTGCAAACCCACCCGAATGTGGTTGTCGTCGTTGACCAGGCTGCGGGGAGATTCCTGTGA